Proteins found in one Channa argus isolate prfri chromosome 7, Channa argus male v1.0, whole genome shotgun sequence genomic segment:
- the slc45a4b gene encoding solute carrier family 45 member 4 isoform X1 produces MSVGNQMVTVSWQRLARLLRQSKFLCHVFENILVLLHLKTTKISEKEKTMDEEKESECEKEVEEEVRVIQIPLHRWIMHGAVMFGREFCYAMETALVTPVLLQIGLPEQYYSLTWFLSPILGLLLTPVIGSASDRCTLRWGRRKPFILVLCVGMLLGVALFLNGSLIGLSISDSPSSQPIGIVLTVVGVVVLDFCADASEGPIRAYLLDVADTEEQDIALNIHAFAAGLGGAVGYMLGGLDWTGTALGRAFKSQEQVLFLFAGIILIISVTLHMLSIPEQPFTPSTHPKVTGSGESTAQLSSWPAGNTPPLLDMIAEEDASAQTQLQETTESDTEKEEMDFLAVERVRSKSDSALAMPDATIKLDPDLDPNTQLFLPEVHHFLPETPGELQNELIPSNRSFRCLSPPGGPPSLTRAITFLPEFKHSTNAPRFFLHMSSGSWAKQQVKTANGVNAGLPSSDKCNAVKGHTSTKLGNCSTNTSVFARPHPHTFYRQPSFTFSYYGRVGSQRYRLRRTTTLSPRPFITSRSLNDLSDLKQHAFRGELQLSTSSLSSDGSSSEGGPDRGTTVRLLWLSMLKMPSQLWRLCVCHLLTWFSIIAEAVFYTDFMGQVIFQGDPTAPANSTELQNYHKGVQMGCWGLVVYAATAAVCSAILQKYLDNFDLSIKVIYIVGTLGFSIGTAVMAIIPNVYVAMVMISSMGIISMSISYCPYALLGQYHEIKEYIHHSPASTRRGFGIDCAILTCQVYISQILVASALGAVVDAVGSVRVIPVLASGGSFLGFLTACFLVIYPDLESSSSEQDQGLVDSDQNGERTSDQRLDILNLTGKDIFKKTDNHSVA; encoded by the exons ATGAGTGTAGGGAACCAGATGGTCACAGTTAGCTGGCAAAGGTTAGCGAGATTGCTAAGGCAAAGCAAGTTTCTCTGTCACGTATTCGAAAACATACTGGTTCTTCTTCATCTTAAAACGACTAAAATCTCAG AGAAGGAAAAAACCATGGACgaagaaaaagagagtgagTGTGAGAAGGAGGTGGAAGAGGAGGTTAGAGTGATACAGATCCCTCTGCATCGTTGGATAATGCACGGGGCAGTGATGTTTGGACGTGAGTTCTGCTATGCCATGGAAACTGCCCTGGTCACACCAGTGTTGCTGCAGATAG GTCTTCCTGAGCAATATTACAGTTTAACCTGGTTCCTCAGTCCTATCCTTGGTCTCCTCTTAACGCCTGTGATTGGCTCAGCCAGTGACCGTTGCACTTTGCGTTGGGGCCGGAGAAAACCTTTCATTCTGGTCCTGTGTGTGGGCATGCTGCTGGGGGTGGCACTGTTTTTAAATGGATCATTAATAG GCCTGTCCATCAGCGATAGCCCCAGCAGTCAGCCAATTGGCATTGTCCTTACTGTAGTTGGAGTAGTGGTGCTAGACTTCTGTGCGGATGCCTCTGAGGGACCAATCAGAGCTTACCTTCTTGATGTTGCTGACACTGAGGAGCAAGACATTGCCTTGAATATCCATGCCTTTGCTGCTG GGCTCGGAGGTGCAGTGGGATACATGTTGGGTGGTTTAGACTGGACTGGCACAGCTCTGGGACGAGCATTTAAGTCACAAGAACAGGTTCTCTTCCTGTTTGCAGGAATCATCTTGATCATCTCTGTCACTCTGCACATGCTCAGTATCCCTGAGCAACCTTTCACACCATCCACCCACCCTAAAGTTACAGGAAGTGGGGAGTCTACTGCCCAGTTGTCTTCTTGGCCTGCGGGTAATACACCACCTTTACTTGATATGATTGCAGAGGAGGATGCTTCAGCTCAAACCCAATTACAAGAAACAACCGAATCAGATACtgagaaagaggaaatggaCTTCCTTGCTGTGGAGCGAGTGCGGAGTAAAAGTGATTCAGCCTTAGCGATGCCAGACGCCACAATCAAGTTGGATCCAGACCTTGACCCTAACACACAGCTGTTCCTTCCAGAGGTGCATCACTTTTTACCAGAGACACCAGGAGAACTACAAAATGAGTTAATTCCATCAAACCGCAGTTTTCGGTGCTTGTCTCCACCTGGTGGACCACCCTCCCTTACTCGTGCTATAACATTTTTGCCAGAGTTTAAGCACTCAACAAATGCTCCACGATTCTTCCTACATATGAGTTCTGGCTCATGGGCAAAACAG CAGGTCAAGACTGCTAATGGAGTTAATGCTGGCTTGCCCTCTTCTGATAAGTGTAATGCAGTGAAAGGCCACACTTCTACTAAGCTTGGGAACTGCTCTACCAACACCTCAGTTTTTGCACGACCACACCCCCACACCTTTTACAGACAA ccttcttttacattttcatactaCGGACGAGTGGGGTCACAGCGTTATAGACTGCGGCGGACAACAACTTTGAGCCCTCGGCCATTTATCACCTCGCGTAGTTTGAATGATCTGAGTGACCTCAAGCAACATGCATTCAGGGGGGAGTTGCAGCTTTCAACTAGCAGTCTGTCATCCGATGGTTCCAGCAGTGAGGGAGGACCAGACAGGGGAACAACTGTTCGACTGCTCTGGTTGTCGATGTTGAAG ATGCCAAGTCAGTTGTGgagactctgtgtgtgtcacctCCTCACATGGTTCTCAATTATAGCTGAAGCTGTGTTTTATACAGATTTCATGGGGCAAGTTATTTTCCAAGGAGACCCCACG GCACCAGCCAATTCTACCGAGCTGCAAAATTATCACAAAGGAGTACAGATGGGCTGCTGGGGGCTGGTCGTCTACGCTGCTACTGCTGCGGTCTGCTctg CCATCCTTCAGAAGTACCTGGATAACTTTGATCTGAGCATTAAGGTCATCTACATTGTGGGGACTCTGGGATTTTCTATAG GAACTGCTGTCATGGCAATCATCCCTAATGTTtatgttgccatggtgatgatCAGTAGTATGGGCATCATTTCCATGAGTATCTCCTACTGTCCTTATGCATTACTTGGGCAGTACCATGAAATTAAAGAG tacatTCACCACAGTCCAGCAAGTACTCGAAGAGGTTTTGGTATTGACTGTGCTATCTTAACCTGCCAG GTCTACATCAGCCAGATTTTGGTTGCGTCAGCTCTGGGAGCAGTGGTGGATGCAGTTGGCAGCGTGCGTGTCATTCCTGTACTGGCCTCTGGGGGCTCCTTCCTTGGCTTCCTTACTGCCTGTTTCCTCGTCATTTACCCTGATTTGGAGTCCAGCAGCTCTGAGCAGGACCAGGGCTTGGTAGATTCAGACCAGAATGGAGAAAGGACCAGTGACCAGAGACTGGATATTCTTAACCTCACAGGCAAAGATATTTTTAAGAAGACAGATAATCACTCTGTTGCCTGA
- the slc45a4b gene encoding solute carrier family 45 member 4 isoform X3 yields MSVGNQMVTVSWQRLARLLRQSKFLCHVFENILVLLHLKTTKISEKEKTMDEEKESECEKEVEEEVRVIQIPLHRWIMHGAVMFGREFCYAMETALVTPVLLQIGLPEQYYSLTWFLSPILGLLLTPVIGSASDRCTLRWGRRKPFILVLCVGMLLGVALFLNGSLIVGVVVLDFCADASEGPIRAYLLDVADTEEQDIALNIHAFAAGLGGAVGYMLGGLDWTGTALGRAFKSQEQVLFLFAGIILIISVTLHMLSIPEQPFTPSTHPKVTGSGESTAQLSSWPAGNTPPLLDMIAEEDASAQTQLQETTESDTEKEEMDFLAVERVRSKSDSALAMPDATIKLDPDLDPNTQLFLPEVHHFLPETPGELQNELIPSNRSFRCLSPPGGPPSLTRAITFLPEFKHSTNAPRFFLHMSSGSWAKQQVKTANGVNAGLPSSDKCNAVKGHTSTKLGNCSTNTSVFARPHPHTFYRQPSFTFSYYGRVGSQRYRLRRTTTLSPRPFITSRSLNDLSDLKQHAFRGELQLSTSSLSSDGSSSEGGPDRGTTVRLLWLSMLKMPSQLWRLCVCHLLTWFSIIAEAVFYTDFMGQVIFQGDPTAPANSTELQNYHKGVQMGCWGLVVYAATAAVCSAILQKYLDNFDLSIKVIYIVGTLGFSIGTAVMAIIPNVYVAMVMISSMGIISMSISYCPYALLGQYHEIKEYIHHSPASTRRGFGIDCAILTCQVYISQILVASALGAVVDAVGSVRVIPVLASGGSFLGFLTACFLVIYPDLESSSSEQDQGLVDSDQNGERTSDQRLDILNLTGKDIFKKTDNHSVA; encoded by the exons ATGAGTGTAGGGAACCAGATGGTCACAGTTAGCTGGCAAAGGTTAGCGAGATTGCTAAGGCAAAGCAAGTTTCTCTGTCACGTATTCGAAAACATACTGGTTCTTCTTCATCTTAAAACGACTAAAATCTCAG AGAAGGAAAAAACCATGGACgaagaaaaagagagtgagTGTGAGAAGGAGGTGGAAGAGGAGGTTAGAGTGATACAGATCCCTCTGCATCGTTGGATAATGCACGGGGCAGTGATGTTTGGACGTGAGTTCTGCTATGCCATGGAAACTGCCCTGGTCACACCAGTGTTGCTGCAGATAG GTCTTCCTGAGCAATATTACAGTTTAACCTGGTTCCTCAGTCCTATCCTTGGTCTCCTCTTAACGCCTGTGATTGGCTCAGCCAGTGACCGTTGCACTTTGCGTTGGGGCCGGAGAAAACCTTTCATTCTGGTCCTGTGTGTGGGCATGCTGCTGGGGGTGGCACTGTTTTTAAATGGATCATTAATAG TTGGAGTAGTGGTGCTAGACTTCTGTGCGGATGCCTCTGAGGGACCAATCAGAGCTTACCTTCTTGATGTTGCTGACACTGAGGAGCAAGACATTGCCTTGAATATCCATGCCTTTGCTGCTG GGCTCGGAGGTGCAGTGGGATACATGTTGGGTGGTTTAGACTGGACTGGCACAGCTCTGGGACGAGCATTTAAGTCACAAGAACAGGTTCTCTTCCTGTTTGCAGGAATCATCTTGATCATCTCTGTCACTCTGCACATGCTCAGTATCCCTGAGCAACCTTTCACACCATCCACCCACCCTAAAGTTACAGGAAGTGGGGAGTCTACTGCCCAGTTGTCTTCTTGGCCTGCGGGTAATACACCACCTTTACTTGATATGATTGCAGAGGAGGATGCTTCAGCTCAAACCCAATTACAAGAAACAACCGAATCAGATACtgagaaagaggaaatggaCTTCCTTGCTGTGGAGCGAGTGCGGAGTAAAAGTGATTCAGCCTTAGCGATGCCAGACGCCACAATCAAGTTGGATCCAGACCTTGACCCTAACACACAGCTGTTCCTTCCAGAGGTGCATCACTTTTTACCAGAGACACCAGGAGAACTACAAAATGAGTTAATTCCATCAAACCGCAGTTTTCGGTGCTTGTCTCCACCTGGTGGACCACCCTCCCTTACTCGTGCTATAACATTTTTGCCAGAGTTTAAGCACTCAACAAATGCTCCACGATTCTTCCTACATATGAGTTCTGGCTCATGGGCAAAACAG CAGGTCAAGACTGCTAATGGAGTTAATGCTGGCTTGCCCTCTTCTGATAAGTGTAATGCAGTGAAAGGCCACACTTCTACTAAGCTTGGGAACTGCTCTACCAACACCTCAGTTTTTGCACGACCACACCCCCACACCTTTTACAGACAA ccttcttttacattttcatactaCGGACGAGTGGGGTCACAGCGTTATAGACTGCGGCGGACAACAACTTTGAGCCCTCGGCCATTTATCACCTCGCGTAGTTTGAATGATCTGAGTGACCTCAAGCAACATGCATTCAGGGGGGAGTTGCAGCTTTCAACTAGCAGTCTGTCATCCGATGGTTCCAGCAGTGAGGGAGGACCAGACAGGGGAACAACTGTTCGACTGCTCTGGTTGTCGATGTTGAAG ATGCCAAGTCAGTTGTGgagactctgtgtgtgtcacctCCTCACATGGTTCTCAATTATAGCTGAAGCTGTGTTTTATACAGATTTCATGGGGCAAGTTATTTTCCAAGGAGACCCCACG GCACCAGCCAATTCTACCGAGCTGCAAAATTATCACAAAGGAGTACAGATGGGCTGCTGGGGGCTGGTCGTCTACGCTGCTACTGCTGCGGTCTGCTctg CCATCCTTCAGAAGTACCTGGATAACTTTGATCTGAGCATTAAGGTCATCTACATTGTGGGGACTCTGGGATTTTCTATAG GAACTGCTGTCATGGCAATCATCCCTAATGTTtatgttgccatggtgatgatCAGTAGTATGGGCATCATTTCCATGAGTATCTCCTACTGTCCTTATGCATTACTTGGGCAGTACCATGAAATTAAAGAG tacatTCACCACAGTCCAGCAAGTACTCGAAGAGGTTTTGGTATTGACTGTGCTATCTTAACCTGCCAG GTCTACATCAGCCAGATTTTGGTTGCGTCAGCTCTGGGAGCAGTGGTGGATGCAGTTGGCAGCGTGCGTGTCATTCCTGTACTGGCCTCTGGGGGCTCCTTCCTTGGCTTCCTTACTGCCTGTTTCCTCGTCATTTACCCTGATTTGGAGTCCAGCAGCTCTGAGCAGGACCAGGGCTTGGTAGATTCAGACCAGAATGGAGAAAGGACCAGTGACCAGAGACTGGATATTCTTAACCTCACAGGCAAAGATATTTTTAAGAAGACAGATAATCACTCTGTTGCCTGA
- the slc45a4b gene encoding solute carrier family 45 member 4 isoform X2, with the protein MSVGNQMVTVSWQRLARLLRQSKFLCHVFENILVLLHLKTTKISEKEKTMDEEKESECEKEVEEEVRVIQIPLHRWIMHGAVMFGREFCYAMETALVTPVLLQIGLPEQYYSLTWFLSPILGLLLTPVIGSASDRCTLRWGRRKPFILVLCVGMLLGVALFLNGSLIGLSISDSPSSQPIGIVLTVVGVVVLDFCADASEGPIRAYLLDVADTEEQDIALNIHAFAAGLGGAVGYMLGGLDWTGTALGRAFKSQEQVLFLFAGIILIISVTLHMLSIPEQPFTPSTHPKVTGSGESTAQLSSWPAGNTPPLLDMIAEEDASAQTQLQETTESDTEKEEMDFLAVERVRSKSDSALAMPDATIKLDPDLDPNTQLFLPEVHHFLPETPGELQNELIPSNRSFRCLSPPGGPPSLTRAITFLPEFKHSTNAPRFFLHMSSGSWAKQVKTANGVNAGLPSSDKCNAVKGHTSTKLGNCSTNTSVFARPHPHTFYRQPSFTFSYYGRVGSQRYRLRRTTTLSPRPFITSRSLNDLSDLKQHAFRGELQLSTSSLSSDGSSSEGGPDRGTTVRLLWLSMLKMPSQLWRLCVCHLLTWFSIIAEAVFYTDFMGQVIFQGDPTAPANSTELQNYHKGVQMGCWGLVVYAATAAVCSAILQKYLDNFDLSIKVIYIVGTLGFSIGTAVMAIIPNVYVAMVMISSMGIISMSISYCPYALLGQYHEIKEYIHHSPASTRRGFGIDCAILTCQVYISQILVASALGAVVDAVGSVRVIPVLASGGSFLGFLTACFLVIYPDLESSSSEQDQGLVDSDQNGERTSDQRLDILNLTGKDIFKKTDNHSVA; encoded by the exons ATGAGTGTAGGGAACCAGATGGTCACAGTTAGCTGGCAAAGGTTAGCGAGATTGCTAAGGCAAAGCAAGTTTCTCTGTCACGTATTCGAAAACATACTGGTTCTTCTTCATCTTAAAACGACTAAAATCTCAG AGAAGGAAAAAACCATGGACgaagaaaaagagagtgagTGTGAGAAGGAGGTGGAAGAGGAGGTTAGAGTGATACAGATCCCTCTGCATCGTTGGATAATGCACGGGGCAGTGATGTTTGGACGTGAGTTCTGCTATGCCATGGAAACTGCCCTGGTCACACCAGTGTTGCTGCAGATAG GTCTTCCTGAGCAATATTACAGTTTAACCTGGTTCCTCAGTCCTATCCTTGGTCTCCTCTTAACGCCTGTGATTGGCTCAGCCAGTGACCGTTGCACTTTGCGTTGGGGCCGGAGAAAACCTTTCATTCTGGTCCTGTGTGTGGGCATGCTGCTGGGGGTGGCACTGTTTTTAAATGGATCATTAATAG GCCTGTCCATCAGCGATAGCCCCAGCAGTCAGCCAATTGGCATTGTCCTTACTGTAGTTGGAGTAGTGGTGCTAGACTTCTGTGCGGATGCCTCTGAGGGACCAATCAGAGCTTACCTTCTTGATGTTGCTGACACTGAGGAGCAAGACATTGCCTTGAATATCCATGCCTTTGCTGCTG GGCTCGGAGGTGCAGTGGGATACATGTTGGGTGGTTTAGACTGGACTGGCACAGCTCTGGGACGAGCATTTAAGTCACAAGAACAGGTTCTCTTCCTGTTTGCAGGAATCATCTTGATCATCTCTGTCACTCTGCACATGCTCAGTATCCCTGAGCAACCTTTCACACCATCCACCCACCCTAAAGTTACAGGAAGTGGGGAGTCTACTGCCCAGTTGTCTTCTTGGCCTGCGGGTAATACACCACCTTTACTTGATATGATTGCAGAGGAGGATGCTTCAGCTCAAACCCAATTACAAGAAACAACCGAATCAGATACtgagaaagaggaaatggaCTTCCTTGCTGTGGAGCGAGTGCGGAGTAAAAGTGATTCAGCCTTAGCGATGCCAGACGCCACAATCAAGTTGGATCCAGACCTTGACCCTAACACACAGCTGTTCCTTCCAGAGGTGCATCACTTTTTACCAGAGACACCAGGAGAACTACAAAATGAGTTAATTCCATCAAACCGCAGTTTTCGGTGCTTGTCTCCACCTGGTGGACCACCCTCCCTTACTCGTGCTATAACATTTTTGCCAGAGTTTAAGCACTCAACAAATGCTCCACGATTCTTCCTACATATGAGTTCTGGCTCATGGGCAAAACAG GTCAAGACTGCTAATGGAGTTAATGCTGGCTTGCCCTCTTCTGATAAGTGTAATGCAGTGAAAGGCCACACTTCTACTAAGCTTGGGAACTGCTCTACCAACACCTCAGTTTTTGCACGACCACACCCCCACACCTTTTACAGACAA ccttcttttacattttcatactaCGGACGAGTGGGGTCACAGCGTTATAGACTGCGGCGGACAACAACTTTGAGCCCTCGGCCATTTATCACCTCGCGTAGTTTGAATGATCTGAGTGACCTCAAGCAACATGCATTCAGGGGGGAGTTGCAGCTTTCAACTAGCAGTCTGTCATCCGATGGTTCCAGCAGTGAGGGAGGACCAGACAGGGGAACAACTGTTCGACTGCTCTGGTTGTCGATGTTGAAG ATGCCAAGTCAGTTGTGgagactctgtgtgtgtcacctCCTCACATGGTTCTCAATTATAGCTGAAGCTGTGTTTTATACAGATTTCATGGGGCAAGTTATTTTCCAAGGAGACCCCACG GCACCAGCCAATTCTACCGAGCTGCAAAATTATCACAAAGGAGTACAGATGGGCTGCTGGGGGCTGGTCGTCTACGCTGCTACTGCTGCGGTCTGCTctg CCATCCTTCAGAAGTACCTGGATAACTTTGATCTGAGCATTAAGGTCATCTACATTGTGGGGACTCTGGGATTTTCTATAG GAACTGCTGTCATGGCAATCATCCCTAATGTTtatgttgccatggtgatgatCAGTAGTATGGGCATCATTTCCATGAGTATCTCCTACTGTCCTTATGCATTACTTGGGCAGTACCATGAAATTAAAGAG tacatTCACCACAGTCCAGCAAGTACTCGAAGAGGTTTTGGTATTGACTGTGCTATCTTAACCTGCCAG GTCTACATCAGCCAGATTTTGGTTGCGTCAGCTCTGGGAGCAGTGGTGGATGCAGTTGGCAGCGTGCGTGTCATTCCTGTACTGGCCTCTGGGGGCTCCTTCCTTGGCTTCCTTACTGCCTGTTTCCTCGTCATTTACCCTGATTTGGAGTCCAGCAGCTCTGAGCAGGACCAGGGCTTGGTAGATTCAGACCAGAATGGAGAAAGGACCAGTGACCAGAGACTGGATATTCTTAACCTCACAGGCAAAGATATTTTTAAGAAGACAGATAATCACTCTGTTGCCTGA
- the slc45a4b gene encoding solute carrier family 45 member 4 isoform X5, which yields MSVGNQMVTVSWQRLARLLRQSKFLCHVFENILVLLHLKTTKISEKEKTMDEEKESECEKEVEEEVRVIQIPLHRWIMHGAVMFGREFCYAMETALVTPVLLQIGLPEQYYSLTWFLSPILGLLLTPVIGSASDRCTLRWGRRKPFILVLCVGMLLGVALFLNGSLIGLSISDSPSSQPIGIVLTVVGVVVLDFCADASEGPIRAYLLDVADTEEQDIALNIHAFAAGLGGAVGYMLGGLDWTGTALGRAFKSQEQVLFLFAGIILIISVTLHMLSIPEQPFTPSTHPKVTGSGESTAQLSSWPAGNTPPLLDMIAEEDASAQTQLQETTESDTEKEEMDFLAVERVRSKSDSALAMPDATIKLDPDLDPNTQLFLPEVHHFLPETPGELQNELIPSNRSFRCLSPPGGPPSLTRAITFLPEFKHSTNAPRFFLHMSSGSWAKQQVKTANGVNAGLPSSDKCNAVKGHTSTKLGNCSTNTSVFARPHPHTFYRQPSFTFSYYGRVGSQRYRLRRTTTLSPRPFITSRSLNDLSDLKQHAFRGELQLSTSSLSSDGSSSEGGPDRGTTVRLLWLSMLKMPSQLWRLCVCHLLTWFSIIAEAVFYTDFMGQVIFQGDPTAPANSTELQNYHKGVQMGCWGLVVYAATAAVCSAILQKYLDNFDLSIKVIYIVGTLGFSIGTAVMAIIPNVYVAMVMISSMGIISMSISYCPYALLGQYHEIKEYIHHSPASTRRGFGIDCAILTCQEDVSV from the exons ATGAGTGTAGGGAACCAGATGGTCACAGTTAGCTGGCAAAGGTTAGCGAGATTGCTAAGGCAAAGCAAGTTTCTCTGTCACGTATTCGAAAACATACTGGTTCTTCTTCATCTTAAAACGACTAAAATCTCAG AGAAGGAAAAAACCATGGACgaagaaaaagagagtgagTGTGAGAAGGAGGTGGAAGAGGAGGTTAGAGTGATACAGATCCCTCTGCATCGTTGGATAATGCACGGGGCAGTGATGTTTGGACGTGAGTTCTGCTATGCCATGGAAACTGCCCTGGTCACACCAGTGTTGCTGCAGATAG GTCTTCCTGAGCAATATTACAGTTTAACCTGGTTCCTCAGTCCTATCCTTGGTCTCCTCTTAACGCCTGTGATTGGCTCAGCCAGTGACCGTTGCACTTTGCGTTGGGGCCGGAGAAAACCTTTCATTCTGGTCCTGTGTGTGGGCATGCTGCTGGGGGTGGCACTGTTTTTAAATGGATCATTAATAG GCCTGTCCATCAGCGATAGCCCCAGCAGTCAGCCAATTGGCATTGTCCTTACTGTAGTTGGAGTAGTGGTGCTAGACTTCTGTGCGGATGCCTCTGAGGGACCAATCAGAGCTTACCTTCTTGATGTTGCTGACACTGAGGAGCAAGACATTGCCTTGAATATCCATGCCTTTGCTGCTG GGCTCGGAGGTGCAGTGGGATACATGTTGGGTGGTTTAGACTGGACTGGCACAGCTCTGGGACGAGCATTTAAGTCACAAGAACAGGTTCTCTTCCTGTTTGCAGGAATCATCTTGATCATCTCTGTCACTCTGCACATGCTCAGTATCCCTGAGCAACCTTTCACACCATCCACCCACCCTAAAGTTACAGGAAGTGGGGAGTCTACTGCCCAGTTGTCTTCTTGGCCTGCGGGTAATACACCACCTTTACTTGATATGATTGCAGAGGAGGATGCTTCAGCTCAAACCCAATTACAAGAAACAACCGAATCAGATACtgagaaagaggaaatggaCTTCCTTGCTGTGGAGCGAGTGCGGAGTAAAAGTGATTCAGCCTTAGCGATGCCAGACGCCACAATCAAGTTGGATCCAGACCTTGACCCTAACACACAGCTGTTCCTTCCAGAGGTGCATCACTTTTTACCAGAGACACCAGGAGAACTACAAAATGAGTTAATTCCATCAAACCGCAGTTTTCGGTGCTTGTCTCCACCTGGTGGACCACCCTCCCTTACTCGTGCTATAACATTTTTGCCAGAGTTTAAGCACTCAACAAATGCTCCACGATTCTTCCTACATATGAGTTCTGGCTCATGGGCAAAACAG CAGGTCAAGACTGCTAATGGAGTTAATGCTGGCTTGCCCTCTTCTGATAAGTGTAATGCAGTGAAAGGCCACACTTCTACTAAGCTTGGGAACTGCTCTACCAACACCTCAGTTTTTGCACGACCACACCCCCACACCTTTTACAGACAA ccttcttttacattttcatactaCGGACGAGTGGGGTCACAGCGTTATAGACTGCGGCGGACAACAACTTTGAGCCCTCGGCCATTTATCACCTCGCGTAGTTTGAATGATCTGAGTGACCTCAAGCAACATGCATTCAGGGGGGAGTTGCAGCTTTCAACTAGCAGTCTGTCATCCGATGGTTCCAGCAGTGAGGGAGGACCAGACAGGGGAACAACTGTTCGACTGCTCTGGTTGTCGATGTTGAAG ATGCCAAGTCAGTTGTGgagactctgtgtgtgtcacctCCTCACATGGTTCTCAATTATAGCTGAAGCTGTGTTTTATACAGATTTCATGGGGCAAGTTATTTTCCAAGGAGACCCCACG GCACCAGCCAATTCTACCGAGCTGCAAAATTATCACAAAGGAGTACAGATGGGCTGCTGGGGGCTGGTCGTCTACGCTGCTACTGCTGCGGTCTGCTctg CCATCCTTCAGAAGTACCTGGATAACTTTGATCTGAGCATTAAGGTCATCTACATTGTGGGGACTCTGGGATTTTCTATAG GAACTGCTGTCATGGCAATCATCCCTAATGTTtatgttgccatggtgatgatCAGTAGTATGGGCATCATTTCCATGAGTATCTCCTACTGTCCTTATGCATTACTTGGGCAGTACCATGAAATTAAAGAG tacatTCACCACAGTCCAGCAAGTACTCGAAGAGGTTTTGGTATTGACTGTGCTATCTTAACCTGCCAG GAGGACGTGTCTGTATA G